A segment of the Frankineae bacterium MT45 genome:
CCAGCCGCTCCGAATCGGTGAGGGCGGTGAGGGGGTGGGCGACGGACATCTCAGCCTCCGGGGTACGGGTTCGGGTAGCGCACCCTCCAGTGAATCCACTCCAGCACTAGGTCGCAATCGGAGCACTCACTCCTGCACGATCGGGCAGTTCAAGCGGGCTTGTGGAGCGCTCGACTACGCAGTTTGCTAAGTTGATCGAAGGAAAACCTACTCCTAGAGAGCCGCCCGTGACCTCATCGCAGCTCGACGCGCTCGACGTGACGCTGCTCCAACTCCTCGCCGACAATCCCCGCATCGGGGTGCTGGAACTCTCCCGTCTCTCGGGCGTGGCCCGGGCCACCGTCTCGAGCCGCCTCGAGCGAATCCAGCAGGCGGGCATCGTGACCGGGTATGGGCCGGACATCGACGTCGCCGCCGCCGGCTACCCGGTGCAGGCGATGGTGACGCTCGAGATCGCCCAGGGGCGCCTGGCCGATATCCGCGAGTTCCTCAGCGCCATTCCGGGAGTGCTGGAGGCCTATGCCACCACCGGCAGTGGGGACGTGCTCTGCCGGTTGGCCGCCGAGTCGAACGAGGCGCTGCAGGAGTTGCTGCTCCGACTGAATGAGTCGGATGCGATTCGCCGCTCGACCAGCGTCGTCATCCTCTCGGTGGTGGTCGCGCCGCGAACGCTGCCGCTGCTGCTACAGCAGCAACGCCCACGCCCGCCTAGGGCACCGGCCTTCCGCGAGCGCTCGCCGGCGCC
Coding sequences within it:
- a CDS encoding transcriptional regulator, AsnC family translates to MTSSQLDALDVTLLQLLADNPRIGVLELSRLSGVARATVSSRLERIQQAGIVTGYGPDIDVAAAGYPVQAMVTLEIAQGRLADIREFLSAIPGVLEAYATTGSGDVLCRLAAESNEALQELLLRLNESDAIRRSTSVVILSVVVAPRTLPLLLQQQRPRPPRAPAFRERSPAPD